One window of the Oncorhynchus mykiss isolate Arlee chromosome 5, USDA_OmykA_1.1, whole genome shotgun sequence genome contains the following:
- the LOC110523974 gene encoding zinc finger and BTB domain-containing protein 7C: MAHTEDDLIGIPFPNHSSDVLCCLNEQRRSGLLCDVVLVVQDHEYRTHRSVLAACSQYFKKLFTVASDGRDQHGVFEIDFVAPESLTAILEFAYTSTLTVTASNVKEILGAAQMLEIPCIINVCLEIMDSGEGGEGGGGGEEEEEDDVEEEEEDDEEEDKDMEEDDESRKDEQEDNEEDNASERSMRSSESQDQVGSERGAAPSPPNTSQYQQQYELQQNERKCRDTDSQCEKLRQEHESMESRALKDFSIESLLQEGLYPKMPSVLDRRANFSPLLPGFYPPMWAADFPGFPQKVLDPNHNAQTPRPSYPPQLDNRPLDLVVKREIIKEELKEEVPPSMLHGDFLKNFLNSGLSGMGVEMGVVRSEGSPFHLGQIKDEADFRSYMGFLSTSSHLGALFPPWQLEEERKMKPKASQQCPICNKVIQGAGKLPRHMRTHTGEKPYMCTICEVRFTRQDKLKIHMRKHTGERPYICLHCNSKFVHNYDLKNHLRIHTGVRPYQCEHCYKSFTRSDHLHRHIKRQSCRISRPRRGRKPATWRSVNNFLQGPPCSANHHEGGKTLTERSGGCRLLPSHGGVRGQSLSLGERERRDLGLGGKNLSYKDLDSDSRESRESRESREARHRSDRKQVVDEVEMERQRGVFTFALAGPGEEVLTHPPFYIPDPWTMRLENHTPNIPEPAN; this comes from the exons atggccCACACAGAGGATGACCTGATCGGGATTCCGTTCCCCAACCACAGCAGTGACGTTCTGTGCTGCCTCAACGAGCAGCGCCGCTCCGGGTTACTCTGTGATGTAGTCCTCGTTGTACAAGACCATGAGTACCGTACCCACCGCTCGGTCCTTGCCGCCTGCAGCCAGTACTTCAAGAAGCTCTTCACCGTGGCCTCTGACGGAAGGGACCAGCATGGGGTGTTTGAGATAGACTTTGTGGCCCCCGAGTCGCTGACTGCAATCTTGGAGTTTGCTTACACATCCACGCTGACGGTGACGGCGTCCAACGTAAAGGAGATCCTTGGAGCGGCTCAGATGCTGGAAATTCCCTGCATCATCAACGTGTGTCTGGAGATTATGGACTCTggtgagggaggagaaggaggtggaggaggagaggaggaagaggaggatgatgtagaagaagaggaggaagatgatgaagaggaggataaAGACATGGAGGAGGATGATGAGTCAAGGAAGGACGAGCAGGAGGATAACGAGGAGGATAATGCCAGTGAGAGGTCAATGAGGTCGTCAGAGAGTCAGGACCAGGTCgggtcagagagaggagcagCTCCCAGTCCACCCAATACCTCCCAGTACCAGCAGCAGTACGAGCTGCAGCAGAATGAGAGGAAGTGTCGGGACACAGACTCTCAGTGTGAGAAACTCCGGCAGGAGCATGAGAGCATGGAGAGCCGAGCCCTCAAAGACTTTTCCATTGAATCCCTGCTACAGGAAGGGCTATACCCTAAAATGCCATCAGTCCTGGACAGGAGGGCTAACTTTTCCCCTCTGCTCCCCGGCTTCTACCCTCCCATGTGGGCCGCAGATTTCCCAGGTTTCCCCCAAAAGGTTCTAGACCCCAACCACAATGCCCAGACTCCCCGCCCCTCCTACCCCCCCCAGCTGGACAACAGACCCCTAGACCTAGTTGTGAAAAGAGAGATCATCAAGGAGGAGCTAAAGGAGGAAGTCCCGCCCAGCATGCTGCATGGGGACTTCCTGAAAAACTTCCTGAATTCCGGCCTATCAGGGATGGGAGTTGAGATGGGGGTGGTACGGTCCGAGGGGTCTCCCTTCCATCTGGGCCAGATAAAGGACGAGGCAGACTTCCGCTCCTACATGGGCTTCCTGAGCACGTCAAGCCACCTGGGGGCGCTGTTCCCTCCCTGGCAGCTGGAGGAAGAGCGGAAGATGAAGCCTAAAGCCTCCCAGCAGTGTCCTATATGTAACAAGGTGATCCAGGGGGCAGGGAAACTACCCAGACACATGAGgacccacacaggagagaaaccatacaTGTGCACCATCTGTGAGGTGCGATTCACCAG GCAAGACAAACTGAAGATCCACATGCGAAAGCACACAGGCGAGCGCCCCTATATCTGTCTTCACTGTAACTCCAAGTTTGTCCATAACTATGACCTAAAGAACCACCTGCGTATCCACACAGGGGTGCGGCCCTACCAGTGTGAGCACTGCTACAAGAGCTTCACACGTTCAGACCACCTGCACCGCCACATCAAGAGGCAGAGCTGCCGCATCTCTCGCCCTCGACGGGGCCGCAAGCCGGCCACTTGGCGCTCAGTCAACAACTTCCTGCAGGGCCCTCCGTGCTCGGCCAATCACCACGAGGGCGGCAAGACGCTGACTGAGAGGTCGGGCGGATGCCGGCTTCTGCCCTCCCATGGGGGAGTTAGAGGTCAAAGTCTGAGccttggggagagagaaagacgggaCCTGGGTCTGGGTGGTAAGAACCTGAGTTATAAGGACTTGGAcagtgacagcagagagagcagagagagcagggagagtcGGGAGGCTCGGCACCGGTCAGACAGGAAGCAAGTGGTGGacgaggtggagatggagagacagaggggcgtgTTCACCTTTGCCCTGGCAGGGCCTGGGGAGGAAGTCCTTACCCACCCTCCATTTTACATCCCTGACCCCTGGACCATGAGACTGGAGAACCACACCCCTAATATCCCTGAGCCGGCAAACTAA